The Dreissena polymorpha isolate Duluth1 chromosome 9, UMN_Dpol_1.0, whole genome shotgun sequence genome contains the following window.
GTCACTTCCActtcaaaaatgaaaatatatgtgAAGAGTGGGGGAAATATGTCGGTTATGGCTCATGTAGGGAATCGTCTAGATAGAGGGCTGACGGCAGCTAAACAACGAACAATGGGCGATCACAAAATGGTTGAATTTTCATGTCAAAAGCGCAAACTATATCAATGTTAGGGGTCAAAAACAGCTTTTACTGAAATTGTATCGCCTTAATATGGAATTATCACTTGCAAACTATATAATTATTATGGACTTTAACTCTTCTTTTGTCGTTTCTTTTAATCAATTCAAGAAGTGAATGCATTTTAATACGCCCTAAGATAGTGTATGTTTGTATGGGACACATGCATTTCGGCTTATCCAAATAAATCACATGTGCATACACTTAACGCATACGAAACATGTACATGATGCATTCAATGGTCGTTAGATTGAGCAGAAAATATGAGcgtattgtaagaaatataacGTATAACGTAAATCCTTATAAGGCCAAACGTTATGTATGTAATATAATTTGAATTGGACTTACTTTGTAATATTCAACGTCGCTTTTTTAACATGTGATGGAACATATCAATGTTTAAGTGTGACAGTATTGAAGCTGAatacttttttacattgaatATACTTAACTTAAAGTGAAAGATGCACGTATATTTCAGAATTACGTCGACGTTTAATAAAGCATTACACAGACAACACGCAGTACGTATCTGTGATGCAAAACCACGACATATCTTTGATGGAAATATACGCTACACCAGCAATTCATAGAGTAGACACAAAAAAGGACGGCAAAAGAAAGAAATCTGAACCAGTATTCACATACAAaggtatgttttatattgaacatgAATCTAAGCAAAGGATATTTATACAAGGTGAGCCAGGTAAAGGCAAATCGACGTTTGCATCAAAATTGGTTCTAGATTGGTGCAATGAATGCATTTCTGCACGCGGGCCTACCGAGAAAGATACAGACTTTAGCGATACAGAAACCTTAAAGGTATTTAAGTTTGTCTTCTACATTGCGTTACGTGACTCAAGGAATCAAAGAAAAGTTACAGAtatgattaaaaaacaaataattgaaaaaatctATTTTGATAAAGATGTTGACTCAGCTCATATTCTTCTACAGACCATTTTAGAAAAGGAAAAATGTCTTGTTGTGCAAGATGGTCTTGACGAATGGTCAGATCCCGAGAAAGAAGCTGGATTGCCCTTATTAGCCGCTTCTCTCCAGTCCATAGTTCTTATTACAACAAGGCCATGGAAAATGTCTGACGATCGTTTAAAGAATTCACAGGTTGATTGTCTTCTAGAAATAGAAGGAGTTAAGGACTCATTTGTGCTCTGTAGAAAAGTACTAGATTGTCTCATCAGTGATGACCTGGACAGGAAAGTCGTGCAATTTACAAGGTATATACATGATAACGGACTTGCCGGGTTGTTAGCAACACCGATGCTTATCACACCTATAGTGTGTCTGTGGGTAGACAATACATATTTGACAGGGTCTTCGTGCCAAATATATACTATTATCATTGATGGAATGCTTAAAAAGGCCAACACTCAAACTGAATATTTTCAGGATCCTCCATTCCAGTGtttcaataacacaaaacatatcaaACCTAATTTGAAGCAAATTGAATCTTTATCAAAAGCAGCATTTTATCTGCTATTAAATATTGAAAGAGAAAATGCATTAGTATTTAGCGAAGCTGATATCTTGAAACATATTTCGATAGAAGAAAAGATGTTTGCGATAACATCAGGCATTTTATCAGAAAGAACAGTTTCAACATTGTCTTACAGGCCGTCGACATGCTCGTTCTTCCACACAAATGTACAGGAATTTCTGGCGGCAATTCATATTGCAAGCAATGAAAAACTCATTTATGATGTGATTGTTCCGTATTTTGATTGTCATCAAAATGCATGGTTTGAAATATCTCACGTTTTTAAATTTCTCTGCGGACTCAATATTAATGCTGCAAATATTCTCTCGCGCGCAATTGATGAGTGTCAACAGCAATTGTATGATCGTCAACATTCAATCTGTATGAAAACAGTGTGTCAAATTCAGGATTTTGTCACCTCTGGCTTTGTGGAGGCAACATTCAACAAAATACGAGTTCATGATATACATCTGCAACTAAgtcattttagttttaaaaatcAAGACAAATCAGACGCTTTATACACGGTTCTTTCAAAAAACAAGTATAATGCCCGCAGCATTAATTGTTTAACACATTTTGATGACGCATTTGACGTGTTATCGTATCCCAATCTAGAAGACCTACATGTTCAATCACCAATACATGTTACATCTATGAGTCTTAACGAGATGAGCAAATTAGAACACATCGTTCTCAGATGTATTTGTGATGGTCTGGATCTGTCCTCTAGTGACAGTCTTAAACATATTGATCTTGGTGAACAGGTCACATTGTTACCAAATGCATTATGCGGTGTTCGTAACTTAACAAGTATTGCCTTACGATGCAAATGTAATAAGCTTGATTTGTCCGGTAGTCCTAACCTGACGTACGTTTATCTAGGCGAACAAGTAACTGTCTTGCCATATGCGTTGCGCTCTCTTCATGTGTTAGAAAGTTTACACTTGAAATGTAAATGTGATGGTCTAGACCTCTCTGCTTGCAAACGTTTAAAGTGGATTACTCTCAGTAAACAGACTACTTTGTTACCCCATACATTACATGATCTTCATGAACTTGAGAGTATTACATTAAATTGCAACTATGATGGGCTGGACATATCTTCATGCCTCGACATAACAAAGATAAATCTTGAAAAACCGGTGACATTGATACCAAACTCATTGCGTGACCTGCATAACCTGAAACACATTAGAATATGCAGTAAATATGACGGACTTGACTTGTCTTCGTGTCAAAAGCTAATGTTCATTGACTTACGTGAgaatgtgacattgacaccaaaCTCACTGCGTGATCTGCATAACCTGAAGTTCATTCAATTATACTGCAAATATGACGGACTTAACTTGCTGCCTTCGTGTAACACTCTAAGGCATATTTATCTACTTGACCAGGTAACATTGACACCAAGTTCACTGCGTGATCTGCATTACCTGGAATTCATTACATTAGGCTGCAAATATGACGGCCTTGACTTGTCTTCATGTAAAAAGCTGAAGCACGTATTTCTATCCAAACAAGTGACATTGAAACCAAACTCACTAAATGATCTTCATCACCTGGATTTCATTGAAATAGGTTGCAAATATGATGGACTTAACTTGTCTTCGTGTCACAATCTAAAGCATATTGATTTATGTTACCAGGTGGCATTGACATCAAACTCTCTGCATGATCTGCATAAACTGGATTACATTAAATTATCCTGCACATATCATGGAATTGACATGTCCTCGTGTCACAATCTGAGGCATATTGATTTATGTGACCAGGTGACATTGACACCAAACTCATTGCGTGATCTGCATAACCTGGAAATCATTACATTAGAATGCAAATATGACGGACTTGACTTGACTTCGTGTCACAATCTAAAGCATATTGGTTTACGTGACCAGGTGGCATTGGCACCAAACTCATTGCGTGATCTGCATAACCTGGAGTTCATTGCATTAGACTGCAAATATGACGGACTTGACTTGACTTTGTGTCACAATCTAAAGCATATTGATTTACGTGACCAGGTGACATTGATATCAAACTCTCTGCTTGATCTGCATAACCTGAAGTACATTAAATTATTCTGCACATATCATGGACTTGACTTGTTTTCGTGTCACAATCTAAATCATATTGATTTATCTGACCAGGTGACTTTGAAACCAAGCTCACTGCATGAACTGCATGACCTGAAACGCATTAAATTATGCAGTAAATATGACGGACTTGACTTGTCTTCGTGTCACAATCTAATGCATATTGATTTACGTGAGAAGGTTACTTTGATACCAAACTCTCTGCGTGATCTGCATAACTTGAAAATCATAACACTAGACTGCAAATATGACGGACTTGACTTGTCATCGTGTCACAATCTAAAGCATATTGATTTACGTGACCAGGTGACATTGACACCAAACTCATTGCGTGATCTGCATAAACTGGAGTTCATTGCATTAGACTGCACATATCGTGGACTTGACTTGTCTTCGTGTCACAATCTAAGGCATATTGATTTATTTGGCCAGGTGAAATTGATACCATACACACTGCGTGGTCTGCATAACCTGGAATTCATTTCATTAGGCTGTAAATATGACGGACTTGACTTGTCTTCGTGTCACAAGCTGAAGCACATTGATCTTCGTGAACAGGTGAAATTGATACCAATACCATACACACTGCGTGGTCTGCATAACCTGGAATTCATTTCATTAGGCTGCAAAGATGACGGACTTGACTTGTCGTCGTGTCACAAGCTGAAGCACATTGATCTACGTAAACAGGTGAAATTGATAGGAAACTCGCTGCATGATCTTCATAACCTGGAGTACATTACATTAGGCTGCAGATATGACGGACTTGACTTGTCTTCGTGTCACAATCTCAACCACATTGGTTTACTTGAACAGGTGACATTGATACCAAACTCACTGCATGATCTTCATAACCTGGTGATCATTGAATTACGCTGCAAATATGACGGACTTGACTTGTCATCGTGTCACAATCTAAGGCGTATTCATCTTCGTGACCATGTGACATTAGTACAACACTCACTGCGTGATCTGCTTAACCTGGAGTACATTACATTAGACTGCAAATATGACGGACTTGACTTGTCATCGTGTCACAATCTGAAGCATATTGATTTATGTGACCAGGTGACATTGACACCAAACTCACTGTGTGATCTGCATAACCTGGAAATCATTACATTAGAATGCAAATATGACGGACTTGACTTGACTTCGTGTCACAATCTAAAGCATATTGGTTTACGTGACCAGGTGACATTGACACCAAACTCATTGCGTGATCTGCATAACCTGGAGTTCATTGCATTAGACTGCACATATCGTGGACTTGACTTGTCTTCGTATCACAATCTAAAGCATATTGATTTATTTGGCCAGGTGAAATTGATACCATACACACTGCGTGGTCTGCATAACCTGGAATTCATTTCACTAGGCTGCAAATATGACGAACTTGACTTGTCTTCGTGTCACAAGCTCAAGCATATTGCTCTAGTTGAACGGGTGACATTGATACCAAACTCACTGCATGATCTGCATTATCTAGAGTTCATTGCATTATCCTGCAAATATGACGGACTTGACTTGTCTTTGTGTCACAAACTGAAGAAAATGTATCTACGTGAACAGGTGACATTGATAGGAAACTCGCTGCATGATCTTCATAACCTGGAGTACATTAAATTAGTCTGCACATATGACGGACTTGACTTGTCTTCGTGTCACAATCTTAACCACATTCATCTACGTGAACAGGTGACATTGATACCAAACTCACTGCGTGGTCTGCATAACCTTGAGTGCATTGTATTATGGTGCAAATATGAAGGACTTGACTTGTCTTCGTGTCACAATCTTAACCACATTCATCTACGTGAACAGGTGACATTGATACCAAACTCACTGCGTGGTCTGTATAACCTTGAGTGCATTGTATTATGCTGCAAATATGAAGGACTTGACTTGTCTTCGTTTCACAAGCTGAAGTACATTTATCTACGTAAACAGGTGAAATTAATACTAAACTCACTGCGTGATTTTTATCACTTAGAACATATTTTCTTAGGCTGCAAATATGACGGACTTGACTTGTCTTCGTGTCGCATGCTGAAGCACATTGATCTTCGTGAACAAGTGAAATTGATACCAAACACACTGCGTGGTCTGCATAACCTGGAATTCATTTCATTAGGCTGCAAATATGACGGACTTGACTTATCTTCGTGTCACAAGCTGAAGCACATTGATCTTCGTGAACAGGTGAAATTGATACCAAACACACTGCGTGATTTTAATAACTTAGAACATATTTCCTTAGGCTGCAAATATGATGGACTTGACTTGTCTTCGTGTCACAAGCTGAAGCACATTGATCTTCGTGAACAAGTGACATTGATGCCAAACTCACTGCGTGATTTTAATCACTTAGAACATATTTTCTTAGGCTGCAAATATGACGGACTTGACTTGTCTTCGTGTCACAAGCTGAAGCACATTGATCTTCGTGAACAGGTGACATTGATGCCAAACTCACTGCGTGATTTTAATCAAGTAGAACATATTTTCTTAGGCTGCAAATATGACGGACTTGACTTGTCTTCGTGTCACAAGCTGAAGCACATTGATCTTCGTGAACAGGTGAAATTGATACCAAACACACTGCGTGATTTTAATAACTTAGAACATATTTCCTTAGGCTGCAAATATGACGGACTTGACTTGTCTTCGTGTCACAAGCTGAAGCACATTGATCTTCGTGAACAGGTGAAATTGATACCAAACACACTGCGTGATTTTAATAACTTAGAACATATTTCCTTAGGCTGCAAATATGACGGACTTGACTTGTCTTCGTGTCGCAAGCTGAGGTACACAATGGTACCAAACTCAGGTGATCACCATTGTGTGATTCTCTAAACAACATTGATTTAAGTGATCagataatatttttacaaattcttTCCTTAAATACCACTTCAT
Protein-coding sequences here:
- the LOC127846175 gene encoding uncharacterized protein LOC127846175; the protein is MHQPKPCPNSICDDIRDEIIKKHRYKRPSWKNTSAEQWTSNHWELAKCFMPPDGYAGVSNIQGTDFNGVISVMMNCSHFDGTMSFIIASQQPSGPCLLTKAREISNSIRHSPTCKVQATDLNEIFKTMLAILEDSRVLAHDTDAQDAASKLKQLQNESTDISLTDVYQLLKESQEASEQACQVSAEAKVEIKTLMDKIRELENKFDNSQTCVKNVNPEMEDTIYAQKVLELRRRLIKHYTDNTQYVSVMQNHDISLMEIYATPAIHRVDTKKDGKRKKSEPVFTYKGMFYIEHESKQRIFIQGEPGKGKSTFASKLVLDWCNECISARGPTEKDTDFSDTETLKVFKFVFYIALRDSRNQRKVTDMIKKQIIEKIYFDKDVDSAHILLQTILEKEKCLVVQDGLDEWSDPEKEAGLPLLAASLQSIVLITTRPWKMSDDRLKNSQVDCLLEIEGVKDSFVLCRKVLDCLISDDLDRKVVQFTRYIHDNGLAGLLATPMLITPIVCLWVDNTYLTGSSCQIYTIIIDGMLKKANTQTEYFQDPPFQCFNNTKHIKPNLKQIESLSKAAFYLLLNIERENALVFSEADILKHISIEEKMFAITSGILSERTVSTLSYRPSTCSFFHTNVQEFLAAIHIASNEKLIYDVIVPYFDCHQNAWFEISHVFKFLCGLNINAANILSRAIDECQQQLYDRQHSICMKTVCQIQDFVTSGFVEH
- the LOC127844678 gene encoding uncharacterized protein LOC127844678 isoform X1, whose amino-acid sequence is MSLNEMSKLEHIVLRCICDGLDLSSSDSLKHIDLGEQVTLLPNALCGVRNLTSIALRCKCNKLDLSGSPNLTYVYLGEQVTVLPYALRSLHVLESLHLKCKCDGLDLSACKRLKWITLSKQTTLLPHTLHDLHELESITLNCNYDGLDISSCLDITKINLEKPVTLIPNSLRDLHNLKHIRICSKYDGLDLSSCQKLMFIDLRENVTLTPNSLRDLHNLKFIQLYCKYDGLNLLPSCNTLRHIYLLDQVTLTPSSLRDLHYLEFITLGCKYDGLDLSSCKKLKHVFLSKQVTLKPNSLNDLHHLDFIEIGCKYDGLNLSSCHNLKHIDLCYQVALTSNSLHDLHKLDYIKLSCTYHGIDMSSCHNLRHIDLCDQVTLTPNSLRDLHNLEIITLECKYDGLDLTSCHNLKHIGLRDQVALAPNSLRDLHNLEFIALDCKYDGLDLTLCHNLKHIDLRDQVTLISNSLLDLHNLKYIKLFCTYHGLDLFSCHNLNHIDLSDQVTLKPSSLHELHDLKRIKLCSKYDGLDLSSCHNLMHIDLREKVTLIPNSLRDLHNLKIITLDCKYDGLDLSSCHNLKHIDLRDQVTLTPNSLRDLHKLEFIALDCTYRGLDLSSCHNLRHIDLFGQVKLIPYTLRGLHNLEFISLGCKYDGLDLSSCHKLKHIDLREQVKLIPIPYTLRGLHNLEFISLGCKDDGLDLSSCHKLKHIDLRKQVKLIGNSLHDLHNLEYITLGCRYDGLDLSSCHNLNHIGLLEQVTLIPNSLHDLHNLVIIELRCKYDGLDLSSCHNLRRIHLRDHVTLVQHSLRDLLNLEYITLDCKYDGLDLSSCHNLKHIDLCDQVTLTPNSLCDLHNLEIITLECKYDGLDLTSCHNLKHIGLRDQVTLTPNSLRDLHNLEFIALDCTYRGLDLSSYHNLKHIDLFGQVKLIPYTLRGLHNLEFISLGCKYDELDLSSCHKLKHIALVERVTLIPNSLHDLHYLEFIALSCKYDGLDLSLCHKLKKMYLREQVTLIGNSLHDLHNLEYIKLVCTYDGLDLSSCHNLNHIHLREQVTLIPNSLRGLHNLECIVLWCKYEGLDLSSCHNLNHIHLREQVTLIPNSLRGLYNLECIVLCCKYEGLDLSSFHKLKYIYLRKQVKLILNSLRDFYHLEHIFLGCKYDGLDLSSCRMLKHIDLREQVKLIPNTLRGLHNLEFISLGCKYDGLDLSSCHKLKHIDLREQVTLMPNSLRDFNQVEHIFLGCKYDGLDLSSCHKLKHIDLREQVKLIPNTLRDFNNLEHISLGCKYDGLDLSSCHKLKHIDLREQVKLIPNTLRDFNNLEHISLGCKYDGLDLSSCRKLRYTMVPNSGDHHCVIL
- the LOC127844678 gene encoding uncharacterized protein LOC127844678 isoform X2 — protein: MSLNEMSKLEHIVLRCICDGLDLSSSDSLKHIDLGEQVTLLPNALCGVRNLTSIALRCKCNKLDLSGSPNLTYVYLGEQVTVLPYALRSLHVLESLHLKCKCDGLDLSACKRLKWITLSKQTTLLPHTLHDLHELESITLNCNYDGLDISSCLDITKINLEKPVTLIPNSLRDLHNLKHIRICSKYDGLDLSSCQKLMFIDLRENVTLTPNSLRDLHNLKFIQLYCKYDGLNLLPSCNTLRHIYLLDQVTLTPSSLRDLHYLEFITLGCKYDGLDLSSCKKLKHVFLSKQVTLKPNSLNDLHHLDFIEIGCKYDGLNLSSCHNLKHIDLCYQVALTSNSLHDLHKLDYIKLSCTYHGIDMSSCHNLRHIDLCDQVTLTPNSLRDLHNLEIITLECKYDGLDLTSCHNLKHIGLRDQVALAPNSLRDLHNLEFIALDCKYDGLDLTLCHNLKHIDLRDQVTLTPNSLRDLHKLEFIALDCTYRGLDLSSCHNLRHIDLFGQVKLIPYTLRGLHNLEFISLGCKYDGLDLSSCHKLKHIDLREQVKLIPIPYTLRGLHNLEFISLGCKDDGLDLSSCHKLKHIDLRKQVKLIGNSLHDLHNLEYITLGCRYDGLDLSSCHNLNHIGLLEQVTLIPNSLHDLHNLVIIELRCKYDGLDLSSCHNLRRIHLRDHVTLVQHSLRDLLNLEYITLDCKYDGLDLSSCHNLKHIDLCDQVTLTPNSLCDLHNLEIITLECKYDGLDLTSCHNLKHIGLRDQVTLTPNSLRDLHNLEFIALDCTYRGLDLSSYHNLKHIDLFGQVKLIPYTLRGLHNLEFISLGCKYDELDLSSCHKLKHIALVERVTLIPNSLHDLHYLEFIALSCKYDGLDLSLCHKLKKMYLREQVTLIGNSLHDLHNLEYIKLVCTYDGLDLSSCHNLNHIHLREQVTLIPNSLRGLHNLECIVLWCKYEGLDLSSCHNLNHIHLREQVTLIPNSLRGLYNLECIVLCCKYEGLDLSSFHKLKYIYLRKQVKLILNSLRDFYHLEHIFLGCKYDGLDLSSCRMLKHIDLREQVKLIPNTLRGLHNLEFISLGCKYDGLDLSSCHKLKHIDLREQVKLIPNTLRDFNNLEHISLGCKYDGLDLSSCHKLKHIDLREQVTLMPNSLRDFNHLEHIFLGCKYDGLDLSSCHKLKHIDLREQVTLMPNSLRDFNQVEHIFLGCKYDGLDLSSCHKLKHIDLREQVKLIPNTLRDFNNLEHISLGCKYDGLDLSSCHKLKHIDLREQVKLIPNTLRDFNNLEHISLGCKYDGLDLSSCRKLRYTMVPNSGDHHCVIL